One Peromyscus leucopus breed LL Stock chromosome 14, UCI_PerLeu_2.1, whole genome shotgun sequence genomic window carries:
- the Ahr gene encoding aryl hydrocarbon receptor translates to MSSGANITYASRKRRKPVQKTVKPVPPEGIKSNPSKRHRDRLNTELDRLASLLPFPQDVINKLDKLSVLRLSVSYLRAKSFFDVALKSSPADRNGGQDQCRAQFRHGLDLPEGEFLLQALNGFVLVVTADALVFYASSTIQDYLGFQQSDVIHQSVYELIHTEDRAEFQRQLHWPLNPAQCPDSAQGVDEAHGLPQPPAVYFKADQLPPENVSFMERCFVCRLRCLLDNSSGFLAMNFQGRLKYLHGQNKKGKDGALLPPQLALFAIATPLQPPSILEIRTKNFIFRTKHKLDFTPIGCDAKGQLVLGYTEVELCTKGSGYQFIHAADMLYCAESHIRMIKTGESGMTVFRLLAKHSRWRWVQSNARLIYRNGRPDYIIATQRPLTEEEGREHLQKRRTMLPFMCATGEAVLYEISSPFPPMMESLPTQTKSSTSGKDWAPQSTPSTDSLHPSSLMNAMILQDESVYLCPASGPAPLDSRFLTDSVNECSGWQESLAPVGSEAVWKHEQLGHLQDTSLALSGGPPGFFPDNKNNDLYSIMRNLGVDFDDIRRMQSEEFFRTDLPSEVDFRDIDITDEILTYVQDSLNKSTLLNSASQQQPVTQHLSCMLQERLHLEQQQQLQQHQTQAVEPQHQLGPRMEPQHQLAQMEPQHQLGPQMEPQHHLPQIEPQQQLCPQMEPQHQLCPQMEPQQQLCPQMEPQQELGQKMQHMQVNDVFASWNPAPPVPFSCPQQELKHYNAFSDLQGTVQEFPYKSEVDSLPYTQNFAPCNQSVLPQHSKCAQLDFPGKGFEAPLHPTTSNLEDFVTCLQVPENQRHGMNAQSAVVPPQAYYAGAMSMYQCQPGPQPTPVDQMQYSPAIPASQAFPNKFQNRGVLNETYSSELNSIGHTQTAAPLHHPAEARSFPDTTPSGFL, encoded by the exons TTGCATTAAAATCCTCCCCTGCTGACAGGAATGGAGGCCAAGATCAGTGTCGAGCACAATTCAGACATGGGCTGGACTTGCCGGAAGGAGAGTTCTTATTACAG GCACTGAATGGCTTTGTCCTGGTTGTCACTGCAGACGCCTTGGTCTTCTACGCTTCCTCGACTATCCAAGACTACCTGGGCTTTCAGCAA TCTGATGTTATACATCAGAGCGTCTATGAGCTTATCCACACAGAAGACCGAGCTGAATTCCAGCGCCAGCTTCACTGGCCTCTAAACCCCGCACAGTGCCCAGACTCTGCACAAGGAGTGGATG AAGCTCATGGCCTCCCACAACCGCCGGCAGTCTATTTCAAGGCAGACCAGCTTCCTCCAGAGAACGTTTCTTTCATGGAGAGGTGCTTCGTGTGCCGCCTGAGGTGTCTCCTGGATAATTCATCTGGTTTTCTG GCAATGAATTTCCAAGGGAGGCTAAAGTATCTCCATGGACAGAACAAGAAAGGGAAGGATGGCGCCCTACTTCCCCCACAGCTGGCTTTGTTTGCCATAGCTACCCCGCTTCAGCCACCGTCCATCCTGGAGATTCGAACCAAAAACTTCATCTTCAGGACCAAACACAAACTGGACTTCACACCTATTGGTTGTGATGCCAA AGGACAGCTTGTTCTGGGCTACACAGAAGTAGAGCTGTGCACAAAAGGCTCAGGATACCAGTTTATTCACGCTGCTGACATGCTTTACTGCGCAGAATCCCACATCCGAA tgaTTAAGACTGGAGAAAGTGGCATGACAGTTTTCAGGCTTCTTGCAAAGCACAGTCGATGGAGATGGGTCCAGTCCAATGCACGcttgatttatagaaatggaaggCCAGATTACATCATCGCAACTCAGAGACCGCTAAC ggaggaagaaggaagggagcacTTACAGAAGCGAAGGACGATGCTGCCGTTCATGTGTGCTACCGGGGAGGCTGTACTGTATGAgatctccagccccttccctccCATGATGGAGTCCTTACCAACCCAGACCAAAAGCAGCACGAGTGGGAAAGACTGGGCTCCCCAGTCAACCCCAAGTACGGATTCTCTCCACCCCAGTTCCCTGATGAATGCCATGATCCTACAGGATGAATCCGTCTATCTCTGTCCTGCTTCAGGTCCTGCACCGTTAGACAGCCGTTTTCTCACAGACTCTGTGAATGAATGCAGTGGCTGGCAGGAGAGCCTTGCACCGGTAGGGAGTGAGGCTGTGTGGAAACACGAGCAGCTTGGACATTTGCAGGACACAAGCCTTGCACTCTCTGGAGGTCCTCCGGGCTTCTTCCCAGACAATAAAAATAACGACTTGTACAGCATCATGAGAAACCTAGGGGTTGATTTTGATGATATCAGACGCATGCAGAGTGAGGAGTTCTTCAGGACTGACCTGCCTAGTGAGGTTGACTTCAGAGACATCGACATAACAGATGAAATCCTGACATATGTGCAAGATTCTCTAAACAAGTCGACCTTGCTGAATTCAGCCAGCCAGCAACAGCCCGTGACTCAGCACCTAAGCTGTATGCTGCAGGAACGCCTGCATttagaacagcagcagcagctacagCAGCACCAAACTCAGGCAGTGGAACCCCAGCATCAGCTGGGTCCTCGGATGGAACCCCAGCATCAGCTGGCTCAGATGGAACCCCAGCATCAGCTGGGTCCTCAGATGGAACCCCAGCATCATCTGCCTCAGATAGAACCCCAGCAACAACTGTGTCCTCAGATGGAACCCCAGCATCAGCTGTGTCCTCAGATGGAACCCCAGCAACAGCTGTGTCCTCAGATGGAACCCCAGCAAGAGCTGGGTCAGAAAATGCAGCATATGCAAGTCAATGACGTGTTTGCAAGTTGGAACCCCGCCCCTCCTGTGCCTTTCAGCTGTCCTCAGCAGGAATTGAAACATTACAATGCCTTTTCAGACTTACAGGGGACTGTTCAGGAGTTCCCCTACAAATCTGAGGTGGACAGCCTGCCTTACACACAGAACTTTGCTCCCTGTAATCAGTCTGTGCTACCACAACACTCTAAGTGTGCACAGTTGGACTTTCCTGGAAAGGGTTTTGAGGCGCCCCTGCACCCCACTACTTCTAATTTAGAAGATTTTGTCACTTGTTTACAAGTTCCTGAAAACCAAAGACATGGGATGAATGCACAGTCAGCCGTGGTCCCTCCTCAGGCATACTATGCTGGGGCCATGTCCATGTACCAGTGTCAGCCAGGGCCTCAGCCCACCCCTGTGGACCAGATGCAGTACAGCCCTGCAATTCCAGCCTCCCAGGCTTTTCCAAACAAG tttcagaaTCGGGGAGTGTTAAATGAAACCTATTCGTCTGAATTAAACAGCATTGGTCACACTCAGACTGCTGCTCCTCTTCATCATCCAGCAGAAGCCAGGTCTTTTCCTGATACCACACCCAGTGGATTCCTGTAG